CACTAATAGGATTCATACCTTCATCTGTGATAATTATTACTCTCTCAATTAAGATTTTAACTAAAGGTTCTAGATGTTGAATAAGTAGTTCCAGAATAacaaaagttcaaaaatttaatGCTCTAAATTATGCCAGCAGGAAAACAGACAAGATAGTAATTATAAAATACACTTATCAGATGCCGCCATTTTACTTTGCCATAATTGGTCATAAGGATACTCCGATTTATGAGGCTGAGTTTACCTCTCTCCAGCAGTCATTCCCTCCTAActtgaaggaattgaatCCATTCATTCTACATGCCTCCTTGGACATAATAGAAGATCTACAATGGCAAACTACAAGTTCTAACTCTTCAACttataataatagcaaTACCATTAGTGGTAATAGTACATCATTCCTGAGATCAAGACATAGTCATAGTGGGGTATATGGCCCAGGTAATTGCTACTTATCCAAGGTGGATCATTTTTATGGACTAGTGATTACGGCTTACATAACATATGGGAATATGAAGTTTGTTTTAATCCATGGGAACAACAATTCATCAGCAGTTTCTAGTGTTGATGATAACGTAGTCAAGAATTTCTATCAGGAAGTTCATGAATTATACATCAAGACGTCGATGAACCCATTTTATGAGGTGGATAGGCCAATTACCAGTCCCATATTTGATTCCAAGGTCAAGGCTCTCGcaaagaaatatttaacaaagtagtagtagtaatgatataattaaatatgattaataccaaaaaaacaacatcGGACAAACATATCAATTGATACACTCAACAACTGTCAATGTTACGTTACATATGTGTAAGTTCTaattttgtatttgttgatCCCAATTCGAGAGTGTTCTGGAAAGACTAACGAGTAATTTTCGAGTTTGCTTCTTGTTGTCTTTGGCTTTGTGAGTGTTATTTTTTACAGATAAACACCTGGAaattttgtttgattttagATTTAACACATCGCCCAGTAACTTAGCATGAGAAGCTAAGAGATGTGAGGAGGCTTGGAATCTATCCATGCGTTGTACGAACTTTAATTTAATGTCTTGAGAATCTGGAATAGCTGGCAATTCTAAATCGGGTACTGAAATTACTTCCTTGCCGATGGGTTTCGTACCCACGGATATCCAGATATTCTGGTACTTCTCCTTATCTAATTCGGTTGACCATAGATCTATCTCCGATCTGAGGTTCGAAAGCTTTTCCTGCAATATTTTGAGATTTTCCAAGTTTTGtatattcttttcatttggaATTTTGATCGTTCTTCTTCGTTTCCTAATTACACTGCTGTGCATTCGTGCGACACCATCACCCTCGTCATCTTCGTTGAATAATTCACGCAAAACGGTGTCTTCGGTATCATCAGGATTAAATTCAATATCCTTTACATCCTTACAATCCCAATCCATATCGATTTTCCCCTTACGCAAGTCCTGTACAAATTCCTTTATTATCACCATACTTATCCTCTGGGGACTCACGTAAGTGGACGCATGATCCTTTGCCACACGATAAGCATCCATTCCTTCTAACCTCCTCAAACATCGGATCATACACCAATTGAATAACTGCCTAGTTCGCAAACCACGCCCAAAGGACGTGTTTCCAATGTGCCTGTAGAAATCTGACTCCGGTACATCCTTGTGCGGCGATATAATCTCAGATTTCATCACGTCGACATTCTTATCTTCGCCTTGAAATGATAGCATTGACAACCGCCTCCCTCGCTGCGACATTATCGATCTCCTCCGATCTCTAGAATTCCTTGGATCCCTACTTTCGTGTGAATAATGAGGGGGGTACATAGCAGAAGGTATCACCAATTGATTATTACCCATAGAAGCAGCCAAGTGAGGGAAAAAAGGTTGTGTAGAGGTATTAGGATACCCCTGCATAGAAGATGGTATGTTCTCTATCTGCCGTTGTGGAGATGTAGGCATAGGCATCATAGGGGGAGGCATAGGATAATAATACATGTATGGCATATATTGTGGTGGAGGCATAACGGCAGCCTGCTGTCTACCCTGCGGGGATTGCATATACTGGCTCGGCCCGCCCATCTGAACCTGCTGCGGAATCGGCTGCGGGACCTGCATAGAACTGTTGAAGTTATCCATCCATTTTGCATTCTGTATATCTTGAAGAGAATCTAATCGATCTCCTAAAGCACTATGCTTTCTCCTACGGCGTTTGAATTTAAAGTCTTCATCCGTCTCAAAACTAGATTGAGGCTTCACCCTTGAATactcatcttcaatatcttcttcttcttcctgACTTTGCGTAGACCTAATATTACTGTGGCTGTTGTGCTTTAAATCACTTGGTTCAGTTGGTAAAGTATGCACTTTTAAACCATGTATACCTGACCTTCTTCTCTGAGGTGTTCTAGAATATGATCGTTCTTCACTCATAGAAGATAGATCGATTCAACACAGTTATCTAGTACAAATGAGTCCTTGACGTGTGTGTGGGCAATACTATGTGGTTGTGTTCTCGTCGCGAATTAGAGTATTAAACTGCTTTTCATTTCTGTTTAcaatcaaaaacttgataTTTTCGTGTGGTGCGATAATACACCGCTAAAGCTTTAAAAGCTGTAAGATGGCCTAAATATGGTAGGTTTGGAGGGCTATGGAGGATTCCCAGGTACTGCTAAAGGCTGGGGTTGTGGTTTATGGATATTCTAAACGTATCCATTTGAAACAATGTGCTTTGGGAGGTGACAGACACTTTTTCAGTTTTAAATAGGAACATGAATGAAATATAAGTGGGTGTCTAACTTCAAGCACGAGGGGGGCCGAAAATTTCGTTAAGCGCTCGGTCCAGCATTGCTTCACATTTTTCATAATCCATCTTGGTTTCTCTCTGCTTATCTTTGTCTGGCACCTGTCCTAGAACCCATGTTTCTCTGATGGATCTTGTAATAATCAACAGATCTTGAATTCCTTTGATAAGTTGCATAGTCTGGGAGTGGACCATTAAAATACTTGTTGTGGCAAGCGATGCTGTAGAAGAACTAGATATCTCGGTGGCATTTCCTTCTGATGAATCTGCTGAGCCAGGGTCATCAATTGATGAAAGTCTGACCAGCTGGGACAACGTTTGGGCTAAGGTTTCTGTGGTACGGTCTAATTTGTCCAGAAGTGCCTGGTTACTCATTGTGGCTGTTTTTGGAGTGTCGTTAAAGTCTTTGAGCTAATTTTACCCTTGGTTAAACGAGCATTGATCTCTATGGCCGCCCAAATATTTGCTTGTAAGAAACTGGCCATCTCTTTATACAATATGCTCCACAATTAGTGAAAACTAGAATATtccatcacgtgattagCTGCCGGATTCACGTGATATAATCAAAAGTGTTACGGAGCCTGGGGGAGGTGAGAGAATTACATTGAACATGCATTCTCCTAGGACATTCAATAGGATATCCGGTGAATATGAAGGACTTCTTCTAATTATACAACGGTGCTGGATATTTGACATCTGCTTCCTAGGATACGACCGCGCACGGGATTCAAGATATTGCCTCCTATAAATGCTGCCGCTGGGCATTGAGAAGCATATTCACTGTCGACAGGAAACCGCATCCAAGGCGAACTAGAAGAACATGCTTTTCATTTGTTCCTATATTTAACCCACTCTTTGCTGGTTCTGTCAAACGGAGTGCCAGTGTCATATCGACGTTGGGACGGCCCTGGAAAATATTACTTCGCATCgtgatcacgtgatatacAATACTAAAACGTTATGGGTAATACatttacatatatgtatacatGTGAGTGTGTACTGTTGTTGGAGAATAGTAACGTATCAATGTCCTGTTTCTGATTAGGTTGTGGTGGATTATTTCCCAGTAGAGCCAAATCCACCTTCACCTCTGGTAGTTTCCTCGAGTGATTCAACGACAACCACTTTAGCATCGTCAACAATCCTTTCTAAGATCAGTTGAGCAACCCGATCTCCCTTCTGgattttaaattcttcatctgtaTGGTTGAAGAGTGCAATCTTAACTTCACCAGTGTAGTCTCTATCGATTACACCAGCACCGGTGTCTATTCCATGCTTCACAGCCAATCCAGATCTTGGTGCTATCCTTCCATACGTTCCAACTGGAACagtaaaagaaatatcTGTAGCGACTAATGCCCTGCCTCTAGCTGGaattgttgtttctttcGAAGCAAAGATATCGTAACCAGCTGCGGACGCTGAGCCCCTCGTTGGTGCGGTAGCGTCATTAGAAAGCAATTTAACTTTTAAGTCACTTGCGTttagttgttgttggtaaCTCATATCAAGCATAAAGGATATATTTGGGTATATGAGGAACTGTTGAGATCTCTTCGGATGTGTTAAAGAAATGTTATATCTATAAAGGTTCTTctcttttccaaatatgaCAGTTTTTTAACGCGTCTACTACAGAAGGACGCGTTTTTAAAGGTTTAAATTACTACTACTGTCTTATCAGAAATGAAACATACTTATAAATAACAATCCTACTTGTTGAGCACAGTACACTGTGTATATGTGTTTGAATACACTACTCCATGCTAGTTATCTTACATCAAAAGTCAAAGCTGAGCATTAACCTTCTATACGCGGTAGGAATTCACGTCTGTGACTTCTATCAAAGGAACCGCAGGTGCTACAGTTTGGCTCATCGCTTGCAGAGTCCCAGACGTACCTGTAGGGGTAGCACTAGTCTTAGCAGCGGAACCTGGGGGTTTGTTGCTTGCCTGTTTCACAATTTCCTTGACTATAGCTGTTAATAACTTTATGCTTTCTCCCCGAACTCTGAAGTAGCTGAAAAGATGCTTTAACAAGACAGTTGGTTTCCCACCAGATTTTACTATTATGCTTTTAAGATCTTCACTTGGGATATTGAATCCCTTCATCTTCAAGAAGGATTCTATCTGTAAAAACATCATTTTACTTTGAACTTCATCTTTACTCATTGGACTTGTAACCATGACTGACATTTTGGCTCTGCTCTTCGAGTAAACGCTAATCTTTTCATGGAAAAATGCCATGTACTCTCTTAGGGTCAAATTTCTAATAGTTTTCGCATTGATAGgttcatcttcctcttcgAAATTGTATCTTCTGTAACTTATTTGATTTCTTATGCGCTTATGAGATTTCATTGCCATACTGCCGTTTTGGCTTCCACTGCGAACGTTAGCTTCAATTTGACTCATTAGGTTTGCGGGACCTGATGTTTTCTCAATCTTGCTTAAAGAGTTACTTTCAACTAATCGGAGGaatttattcaaataattcatctTGAATTGCTCattgttcaatttcatAAGCACCATACTTTCTAAATAAGATAGATATTCATCGATCTTTTTCTCCAAATATTCGGGTGGATTGCTTGACATTGTTGTAATATGCAATCCTACAGTATCGGAGAGTACCCTGAGACCACCTAATACAACGTAACCAATCTGTTTCTTTCCTCTTAAATCGGGCACCAGCGTCATAGACATTAAAAACTCTGTAAAAACAGTTAAGGTATATGCGTAGTTGTTATCTCTAGTACCCGTTTGAATAAAATAGACAATACTATTGTTTGGATCGTCATGAGACCCCGATTTCTTCACACATAAGTTACTCCCTCGAGGTATGAAGTGAGTAGTAGGCTCAACTAAGATATTCTTGCCGGTTTCTAAACTGGACATATGATGCGTTAGTTTGGCATCCACACAATCATTCACCTTGTCTGCGAGCGATAAATCTGACCCTTGGACcaataaatttaaataaTTTCTTCCATTAATGAAAAGTTTCATGAACTGGACAAAAGACTCCATGTCTATATCTTCCAGAGCATTTAATCTGTCCTCTAAAGTCCACATACAGCCTTCTAAAACAATTAAAAGACCTAAACTTGCAAGGGTGGCACAATTTTCACTTGCAGCCTCTTCATACTTAGTCCTCACCATAACTCTTGCTCTCCTAAACATTCCTTTGGAAATTTCCACCGAATCTTCCCCAAGCTCAAGCAAAGAGTCAAGTATAATATTCAAGATCCCCATGATACCTTCTGTAAATCCAGACAAGGTGATTCCAAGTCTAACATCTCCCTTGGATGATAAGGAAAGCTCGTATGTATAGCCTGCACGTTCTGCTGGATATAGAACTGGAGATATGATTGAAAAGAGTAACTGCCCTAAAATTTCAAGTTGCATTGTATATTCTGGCGCGGGCTTTAAGGTTGTACTAATGACCTCCAGGCTGACAATGCTCTTGGATTTGAAGGATAGATTTATATCTTCCTCTTTGGTCCACAGCTCGTAAAAGGCATTTTTACCAGCCAAGCTGGGAGTGGTTTGTAGTAAGTCTGATTGTGTAACTATGAATAACGACGAATTCTCAGATTGGGCAGACGCTGCCAAAAGCGCTTTCTTGATGTATGAAAGCTTGTGACCAACAGGAACTAAAAACTGATTTGGGGAAGGAATATGAAATTCATATTCATTATCAATAGCTTCTAGTTCTGTTATTTCAATGTATGCTTTCAAGTAGTCATATTCGTAATGGGTATCAGCGGTTAGTTGCATACTATTTGAATAGAAAGGGCATTTGGAAAGAGGTCCAAGCATTATCATCTTAACGTTTTCTATTGTTGtaaattctttaacaaATGTCTGGAATTTAATTGCTTGGCCCCTCCACCAATCCGTTGAGTTTTGTGACTCAGAGTAGCTACCAATCTTTTGAATACGGGGATCATTACAATCAAACATAAGCCCCgatgttttcaaaatgaatGGCGGCGGTACCACAGATAGATCCTGCATCAATTGATCACATAGCTCTGCACAACGTTCCATTGGTGATCTTTCCACGTCTTGGTaaagaaacttcaaaagATCGATGGAATTTAATTCACTTAAATATTGACCTATTTTCGATAAAGAAGTGTCCAAAATTGTGTTAACTGTGTACTTCCAAAACAAAGGAACAATAATGGATACATTGGCCCAGCCATAATTGGTTAAATGCAATTGTAAAATCAATCCATCATCATTCACTGCAAAAGAAGACGAAAATGCCAAAAGATCACTAATATAGTTATTTTGTCTGAGGAAATGGCAAAAAGACCCATATCCTTCATCACCTATAATATCACACCATGCCTTCGTATATGTGGCAATTTCTTTATCCGTAAATCTAGTAGAAAGATAGTTAACTGGGAAAATAAATCGTATCACCGGCGGCTTTTTAGACTGTATCATCATGGAATTATATTTGGGCCTTGGGGTGAACACAGGCTCCTTAGAATAACGGGGCAACCATGTATCCTTGAGAATTCTGGATTCATCTAAGCTAGCCAAAGTTGAGGAAGTATCTACGCTGCTTGTTATGGAATTCGAGCTTCGCCAAGATTTTAATTTCAAGGGAGAAGAAGTCGGTGACCCAGCGGCAGCAGATCCTGGAATATCACCAAATTTTAACTGAGCCAACTTGCTTAGTTGATTCAACGACTGAGAGCCTCTGATACATACCACCATCTTCTCAGCGCGGAAATGTTCCTTGAAGTATTTAATCAACTCTGTCTTCAAATTAAGCTTATTTACTCTAGGCATATTCGTTAACGTGAACACATTACCAGTCGAGAAATGACTGAAAGGATGATTCTCATTGGCAAGTAGTCTCGTAGCATGATATAACATCTTGGATAACGTGGACTTATTCCCCATATGCTCACTATGGATGGCATAAATTTCCTTGTTAACCAATATGTCATGAAATACAGGCTCCTTGAAGGACGCAGCAAGAATATCGATTAGCTGCTCAAATACATGCAGTTCCGCTGAGGTAGTATGAGGAACTTCAAAGTAAAAAGATGTCTGCTCCCCAGTAGTGTGCGCATTTTTCGAACCATTGTTCCTGGTTAATGATTCATGGAAGAAATTGGGCTCAGGATATTTCTTCGACCCCGAAGATAGAACCATATGTTCGCAGAAATGCGCAAGACCTGGAAGCTCCGGTGGATCATTATGAGAACCAGTTGCAACCGAAATAGCGCATGAAGCTATGGTCTCTGAAGGGTCTGAGATTAATAAAGCCAACAAATTATTACTTAATTGGATGATTCGGTGAGACCGCTtcgaagaagaaatagGTGTGTAAAGTGTCACATCAAAGAAAACCGGTTTCTTGTTTAATGTCATACTTGAAATTTAACACCTTCTGCgaaattatatttatagtaACCCTTTTTGAgcaattttatcaaaattttattgTTATAATAGCCTAGTAGAATGGGTTACCATGTTGTCCGGTTTTAACGTACGTTTCACTTacatatccatatatatataactttaATAATCAAAGCCCATCCTCTGAGGCTCTTGGTTTATCCGCATGAATAGATAACCAACTAAGGTACACTTTTTTGCTTTAGTCCTTGTGTCTGCTATCATGcgcaaaaagaaaatgcCTCGAGGACTTAAATTCTAACATATGCGTAACAATAGGTTTCtcaaagagaaaaggaATCTCCCGGGGGTGAGTCGAACACCCGATCTCCAGATTACAAATCTTGCAAATTACAGTCTGGCGCCTTAAACCAACTTGGCTACCGAGAGGAGGATTTCAGCGTGCTGACTGAGTCAAATATGTATTTAATAATGATCGTTGTTCGCACGTGATGGTTTTAAATGAGACGCAGACGGGCAGTTGTTATTAAGCTACTTATGAAGAATCTTCACTGCATAAcaaatttatatttaaaaatacaagcTTCTTGTTGTCTTGccttttgaattctttgcGCTGATTAGTTCTGCTGTTTATAAGGCACAACAGGCCAACcgtatatatttatctatctatatatgtatgtgtgtatAATAAATCAGCAATTTCGGTTTACGGCGGTGGTACTTCCAATGAGCACAGCATGGCTACTCTATTTTTCTGGCCTTTCACGACACACAAAATGTTATATTCTACGTTGCTGGCTGTTGTTTGTATGTACCATGCTTCAATATTATCTAcaaattatttttactCCCGGGAGTTAGACATCTAGCTGTTCCCAGCGGCTTTCACCAAgtccaaaaacttttccTTCGAGACTTCAGTCAATATGGTCTTTCTTTCAGCTGCATTTTTAACCGTCGACAGCGTCTCTTGGACTTCTCTCTCGGTTTTCACTTGTGTAGACAAAATTGCATTGAACAACTTTACCACTCCCTTTTGTGCAATTTTCCTCAGGTTCCGTTCTTTTTCTAAAACCTTCGTGATCCGCTCTGAATCTTCCCCAGCTGCTACTGTAGGGATGATCTCCGTATTCCTAGTCTTATTTAACATCTGTTTCTTTTGGGCAAGCAGTGCCTTTTTGGCTTTTAGCTCCAGTTTGTCTGCCTCgctttttttcaataccCTCTTGTTTCTGGCTAAAATTGGGTTTACACGGTCATACGCCTTTAGATGAGATCccaaaatattggaaagcGCATTCGAGAATGATTCGGACCCATCATCATGTTTAGACTTCGACGATTTCTTACTTTTTGAGAAGTCGTACTCATCCTCCTCGCCGTCCTCACCCTCCTCCTCGCCGTCCTCACCCTCCTCTTCGCCTCCAGACGACGAGGACGAGCCCTGATCCAAATCCGACTCATCTCCTACCACAGAATCACcatctgaagaagattcaTTGCCGGAAATCACCTCCTCATCCTGCAAACCACTGCCACGCTTCTGACCTTTGTCCTCGGATTCGTTAAGCTTCCTCTTTTTCCTATCCGAAACACTAATACCGCCCTTGGACGCCATCTTTCTATCTATAATGTAACCCCAGTACCACTCCTAAGCCTAATCCAATACCAGATATCTCTCCAACTACGAAAAGCTCCTCAAACTTGCACCACTTGAGTGTGAGACCTCATCTCATCATTCTGCCAGAGTTCTTTTGGcttaaaaaatttccatGATGAGCTCCAGCTAGTATTAAGTGACATTTGAACATTTCAACTCGAACCTCTAGTCAGCAATGAATTAAAACCACATAATTGAGAAACataatgaagaagctgATTCCTGATTCTATCTCTTCCAGTACTATTATTTAGATTCTTCTACATGCACCAAGCATCTTCAAGCGTATTTATCGTATTGTTTTGTGTTGGTGTCAGCGTCACGCAAGCGCACTCTTTCCGCCAAGGGAAGACTTTCCTCTTGAGACGCCATACAGGCACGGTTGTGGCGGCTGAGTGCCAAATAACTGTCTGTTAAGGCATTGAAGTTGTAGGATGTGTGTTCTATCAATAAGTGTGAAGTTTTAAAGTAATAGGTAGAAGGTTCTGTAGTGTGATCTGTATTTTTGCCCTCTCTGATTTCAGTTAGTACGAAACGTTTCTGTAACTCAACTTAATCACACGAAAACAAAAGACCTTATAACTAAAACAAACGCGAAGTACGTATAGTAATACAAAAGATATAAACGCAGGAGAATTAGGGACTTGCAATTAGTGCTACAGGTGGGTttctatcttttttttggtttttgggTTTCTGATCCTTCGAGGTATACAAAGGGTTTCAATTACTGATGACTGCACCTACTACTCCTAATAAGCAACGTGATTATGGTCATATGCCATCTTCGCCGTCGCTGATTCCATCGCCTAGGAATGCTTCGTATTCGCCTAAGTACCAGCCACGGTCTGAAGAGATAGATGAAAGTCGTATCAAAGTGCTTAATCCTGTGGATACCAACCAAATCATTAGTTCTACCAAGCAGCATCTGCAACAGCACAAAGAACCACACAGTCACATGACGCATTTTTATCGTGAGAATGTTAAGCAGTTGACATATTTGCAAGATAATTTGATGctgaagaagcagaaattGGATCTTGTGCGAGATGAGATGGTTTCCACCAGGGCGAAGGTGGACACTCTTGAGTTGAAGttggaaaagttgaaggagGATAAGCGTTCGAAAGAACAGGAAGTTCTGCTAAAGGAGAATGAATTGAAGAGCCTACGTGATGAGTCTGAAaccaagaagaagtttATGTTGCAAGGTCATGATTTACAGTTGCAACAGGTGAAGAGCAGAAAGGAGGCGGAATTGAATTCGTTGCAATCTAGTTATAGAAGTAGATGGGATAGGACGAAATTTCTGAAAGTTCAGCAGTTCGATGTAGAGCGGGATGAAACGTTGGCGGAGGTTGTGGAATTGAGAAAGTTGGTTGAAGAAAGCGAGATGCATCTAAAGAAGCTGCTTCAAGATAACGAATCTAAGGATAGAGAGCAGAAGGAAATTTGGTTGAGGAATTTCCAAAATGATTGGAAACGAACTATCCAGGACAATGAGGCAGCTTCGGGTGAAATAGAAAGATTGCAGAAGCAAGTTAAAAATGAATTAAAGCCAAAGCTAAGGTCCCAAGAAGAGGAGATTATATTACTCAAGGAAactttgaaacaacttcGGAAGAAACTGGACGCATCAAAGGCGCTGAGTGTATCTCTCTCTGATAAAATAAATCTCACTACCTTAGGTATTAAGAATTCGCTGAAGATCCGTAGAGAGTTGAAAGACTATATTGAAACATCTAAGAGAGAAATGAACCAAATTCGCGAAATATTGATCAAAGAAGAGACCATGAGACGAAAATTGCATAATGAACTTCAAGAGCTACGCGGTAATATTCGAGTATATTGTAGGATACGACCACCGTTATTAGCTGAATCTCAGGACACTTCTCACTTTCATATTGAGAAGTTTAATGAATCTAAGGGGTTTCAAGCTCTTACAATTAAACGTGAAAACGGTAGATGTTTTTCTTacaattttcattttgataaaatatttgagcCGCACAATACCAATGCAGACGTATTTCAAGAAATATGTCAATTGGTGCAATGTTCGTTAGATGGTTATAATGTTTGTATATTTGCATATGGACAAACAGGTTCTGGTAAAACTTACACTATGTTAAACCCAGGAGATGGTATGATTCCAATGACTTTATCCCATATATTTCAATGGACTGAAGACCTAATGGAACACGGCTGGCGTTATGAAATGGACTgtgaatatattgaaatttATAATGAGACCATTCTGGATTTATTGCGTGAATTCAATAGTAATGATAATATCGATGATATTCTGGAATCTCAAAAGCACGAAATTAGACACGACCACGATAATCACGCCACATCTATCACAAATGTAaccaaaatgaaaatgacTTCCCAAGAACAAGTTGACAGTATGTTAAAGAGGGCCTCACGTATGCGCTCAACTGCATGTACGCGATCTAATGAACGTTCCTCTAGATCACATAGCGTATTTATGGTTCATATTAATGGTCATAATGACCAAACAGGTGAAGTCTCGCACGGaaaattaaatttaattgatttGGCTGGATCTGAACGCATTAACTCATCACTAGTGACTGGTGATAGACTAAGGGAAACACAGAACATTAACAAGTCTTTAAGCTGTCTAGGTGACGTTATTTATGCATTGAATTCACCTGACGCGGCAAAACGACATATTCCATTTAGAAATTCGAAGCTTACCTATCTGTTGCAGTACAGTTTAATTGgtgattcaaaaactttaatGTTTGTTAATATTCCATCTGATCAGAAACACACTAATGAAACATTAAACTCCTTGAGGTTTGCATCTAAGGTCAATTCGACCAAAATGACCAAGAGATGAactgattttttttcttgcGTATTATTCCTGAAAACGAAAAGATATTTCATTAATCAGGTATGAATTAAAGTGCCTGTGAATTATTTGTCCAACCAACTACTGGAATCCTTTACAAATTAAGGTGAAGAGTATTTGACACATcttttttgtcttcaaaATAAAGTAAGAATAGTGGGTAAGCATATTTTGAGTCAGAAAGCTTTTATGGATTGCGTCCCAAGAAATTCGCTACAGGGAAACTTCATTTGTTCTAATTAGCAGTCTGTTCCTGGGCTGATATCCGCATATTTACACATAAAATAGGCAGTGCCAACGCAGATGATACGAATTTATGCGAACTAACTCGAAATTAACCGATTACAGAAGATAATTCCTTAACTTCATAAAATGGTGGACAATGGAGTGCAAATCTTACGAATCTGAAAATGTTCCAATTATTTTCTAATTACAAGAGGTTATAGAAACTCTATATCTGTATCATAATACAGATAATTACGGCTATTTTAAAGCTTGGTTTTCAGAAATTATACTGTTGAATTAAGCTAGTGTGTAGAAAGTCTATCTGGCTACTAACCGTGACATAAAGACGGCACTATactttttttgtattaatTTATATAATGTACAAgaattttattgaaataGACCAAAAGGGAATGTCGG
This region of Eremothecium cymbalariae DBVPG#7215 chromosome 4, complete sequence genomic DNA includes:
- the DUT1 gene encoding bifunctional dITP/dUTP diphosphatase (similar to Ashbya gossypii AGR249C), producing MLDMSYQQQLNASDLKVKLLSNDATAPTRGSASAAGYDIFASKETTIPARGRALVATDISFTVPVGTYGRIAPRSGLAVKHGIDTGAGVIDRDYTGEVKIALFNHTDEEFKIQKGDRVAQLILERIVDDAKVVVVESLEETTRGEGGFGSTGK
- the SRB6 gene encoding Srb6p (similar to Ashbya gossypii AGR248C) — encoded protein: MSNQALLDKLDRTTETLAQTLSQLVRLSSIDDPGSADSSEGNATEISSSSTASLATTSILMVHSQTMQLIKGIQDLLIITRSIRETWVLGQVPDKDKQRETKMDYEKCEAMLDRALNEIFGPPRA
- the DSN1 gene encoding MIND complex subunit DSN1 (similar to Ashbya gossypii AGR247C) gives rise to the protein MSEERSYSRTPQRRRSGIHGLKVHTLPTEPSDLKHNSHSNIRSTQSQEEEEDIEDEYSRVKPQSSFETDEDFKFKRRRRKHSALGDRLDSLQDIQNAKWMDNFNSSMQVPQPIPQQVQMGGPSQYMQSPQGRQQAAVMPPPQYMPYMYYYPMPPPMMPMPTSPQRQIENIPSSMQGYPNTSTQPFFPHLAASMGNNQLVIPSAMYPPHYSHESRDPRNSRDRRRSIMSQRGRRLSMLSFQGEDKNVDVMKSEIISPHKDVPESDFYRHIGNTSFGRGLRTRQLFNWCMIRCLRRLEGMDAYRVAKDHASTYVSPQRISMVIIKEFVQDLRKGKIDMDWDCKDVKDIEFNPDDTEDTVLRELFNEDDEGDGVARMHSSVIRKRRRTIKIPNEKNIQNLENLKILQEKLSNLRSEIDLWSTELDKEKYQNIWISVGTKPIGKEVISVPDLELPAIPDSQDIKLKFVQRMDRFQASSHLLASHAKLLGDVLNLKSNKISRCLSVKNNTHKAKDNKKQTRKLLVSLSRTLSNWDQQIQN
- the AXL1 gene encoding Axl1p (similar to Ashbya gossypii AGR251C), producing MTLNKKPVFFDVTLYTPISSSKRSHRIIQLSNNLLALLISDPSETIASCAISVATGSHNDPPELPGLAHFCEHMVLSSGSKKYPEPNFFHESLTRNNGSKNAHTTGEQTSFYFEVPHTTSAELHVFEQLIDILAASFKEPVFHDILVNKEIYAIHSEHMGNKSTLSKMLYHATRLLANENHPFSHFSTGNVFTLTNMPRVNKLNLKTELIKYFKEHFRAEKMVVCIRGSQSLNQLSKLAQLKFGDIPGSAAAGSPTSSPLKLKSWRSSNSITSSVDTSSTLASLDESRILKDTWLPRYSKEPVFTPRPKYNSMMIQSKKPPVIRFIFPVNYLSTRFTDKEIATYTKAWCDIIGDEGYGSFCHFLRQNNYISDLLAFSSSFAVNDDGLILQLHLTNYGWANVSIIVPLFWKYTVNTILDTSLSKIGQYLSELNSIDLLKFLYQDVERSPMERCAELCDQLMQDLSVVPPPFILKTSGLMFDCNDPRIQKIGSYSESQNSTDWWRGQAIKFQTFVKEFTTIENVKMIMLGPLSKCPFYSNSMQLTADTHYEYDYLKAYIEITELEAIDNEYEFHIPSPNQFLVPVGHKLSYIKKALLAASAQSENSSLFIVTQSDLLQTTPSLAGKNAFYELWTKEEDINLSFKSKSIVSLEVISTTLKPAPEYTMQLEILGQLLFSIISPVLYPAERAGYTYELSLSSKGDVRLGITLSGFTEGIMGILNIILDSLLELGEDSVEISKGMFRRARVMVRTKYEEAASENCATLASLGLLIVLEGCMWTLEDRLNALEDIDMESFVQFMKLFINGRNYLNLLVQGSDLSLADKVNDCVDAKLTHHMSSLETGKNILVEPTTHFIPRGSNLCVKKSGSHDDPNNSIVYFIQTGTRDNNYAYTLTVFTEFLMSMTLVPDLRGKKQIGYVVLGGLRVLSDTVGLHITTMSSNPPEYLEKKIDEYLSYLESMVLMKLNNEQFKMNYLNKFLRLVESNSLSKIEKTSGPANLMSQIEANVRSGSQNGSMAMKSHKRIRNQISYRRYNFEEEDEPINAKTIRNLTLREYMAFFHEKISVYSKSRAKMSVMVTSPMSKDEVQSKMMFLQIESFLKMKGFNIPSEDLKSIIVKSGGKPTVLLKHLFSYFRVRGESIKLLTAIVKEIVKQASNKPPGSAAKTSATPTGTSGTLQAMSQTVAPAVPLIEVTDVNSYRV
- the TRS20 gene encoding TRAPP subunit TRS20 (similar to Ashbya gossypii AGR246W); this translates as MPPFYFAIIGHKDTPIYEAEFTSLQQSFPPNLKELNPFILHASLDIIEDLQWQTTSSNSSTYNNSNTISGNSTSFLRSRHSHSGVYGPGNCYLSKVDHFYGLVITAYITYGNMKFVLIHGNNNSSAVSSVDDNVVKNFYQEVHELYIKTSMNPFYEVDRPITSPIFDSKVKALAKKYLTK